The following coding sequences are from one Ornithodoros turicata isolate Travis chromosome 1, ASM3712646v1, whole genome shotgun sequence window:
- the LOC135378095 gene encoding MOG interacting and ectopic P-granules protein 1-like: MVTNMVFTRRKPKGKPESASGSEDSNQPSPMAPVDGKDESSAGKNGRVDDSPPHTNENDNPGSERNGVTDENSSKSEASSVKSENMVTETLKEEPRADEVKGVKEETNEEDTIENQENGVTPGLPDFMKGHVKIGKYVPVSMPKTGDFRMEESEALLEAPSLVTPLLVKKPDKFPEREDTKEKKEKKQPPPLGKGGNSVADFFSSSAGEFLIGLGLSRALEVLNKDLVRLKEREMKKTARTPEMVEEHKRLTEAYQQARTANTPFTFKVKPCRVCDFKTESSLVLEGHLLTPHFTSRRELQCSFCSFVTRDAKAIVFHMEAIHNKLPSMEPPPQFYECPFCPYETNLKTKASAHINRCQKYFNNTMNQLPSGDFQPPGVTAKPITVDDVKTYEKFFLALGTGSGNTTKNSQVRSYTTLNRNGAPAVGSGRGVGTPLYQQLASAASLTQNRGRGRPRLALIQPAPVSNQVFQVLSSSSEMIPLLNGSPQLTVTLARATTPQTVATGRGGIPPPRLTPPNQRPRTPVILESSGSGAAFVICEICDGYIKDLEQLRTHMQWIHKVKIHPKMLASRPPLNCQKCQWRFFTDQGLERHLLGAHGLVTSNMQDLANSGQDGGRCTVCGRIYASKLVAHMSQVHRVVLKPAHLSYKCTVCTATFNLYKLFETHVYTVHSGAMKRSSSSADDARSAKRQHVEPGKSVVKSAKVPEQAVAKEVPSTVKIVPISTKEEKKEVEDLPSEYCNTCKVEVDDLESHLKEKHIRPCRVRVCHIEKCDRCLCSFDGMIVFHTSDSGEEESSEEEEDDEESETDKGKVGNGPMEENSPMDVDEKGDRTRSSKDDKISTEADSDGVQIVDAE, from the exons ATGGTGACAAACATGGTGTTCACTAGGAGAAAACCTAAGGGCAAGCCTGAAAGTGCATCTGGTTCAGAAGATAGCAATCAACCGAG TCCCATGGCACCTGTGGATGGAAAAGATGAGTCCTCTGCAGGGAAGAATGGCAGAGTAGACGACAGCCCACCGCACACAAACGAGAACGATAACCCAGGGTCCGAAAGGAATGGAGTTACCGACGAAAACTCTTCAAAATCGGAGGCATCCTCAGTTAAAAGTGAAAATATGGTAACAGAAACTCTAAAAGAGGAACCTAGAGCAGATGAAGTGAAAGGAGTCAaagaggagaccaatgaggaAGACACCATAGAAAATCAAGAAAATGGTGTCACCCCTGGACTTCCAGATTTCATGAAGGGTCACGTTAAAATTGGAAAGTATGTGCCAGTTTCAATGCCCAAGACAGGAGATTTCCGAATGGAAGAATCTGAAGCTCTTCTTGAGGCACCATCCTTAGTCACGCCCTTATTGGTGAAGAAGCCTGATaagtttccagagagggaagacacaaaagagaaaaaggagaagaagcaACCACCACCTCTTGGCAAAGGAGGTAATTCTGTGGCAGACTTCTTTAGCAGTTCAGCTGGTGAATTTTTAATTGGGCTTGGCCTTAGTCGAGCACTGGAAGTCCTCAACAAAGACTTGGTACGGTTAAAGGAGAGAGAAATGAAGAAAACAGCTCGAACACCTGAAATGGTAGAGGAACACAAGAGGTTGACTGAAGCATACCAGCAGGCAAGAACAGCAAACACACCATTCACATTCAAAGTTAAACCATGCAGGGTCTGCGATTTTAAGACTGAATCGAGTTTAGTTCTGGAGGGCCACCTCCTCACACCACACTTTACATCGAGGCGAGAGCTGCAGTGTAGCTTTTGCAGCTTTGTCACACGTGATGCTAAGGCTATTGTTTTTCACATGGAAGCCATTCACAATAAACTACCCTCAATGGAGCCACCTCCCCAGTTTTACGAATGCCCATTCTGCCCCTATGAAACCAACTTGAAGACAAAAGCAAGTGCTCACATCAATCGTTGCCAGAAATACTTCAACAATACCATGAACCAACTGCCTTCTGGTGACTTCCAACCACCAGGTGTCACAGCAAAACCTATTACAGTGGATGACGTAAAGACTTATGAAAAGTTCTTCCTGGCTCTGGGAACAGGGTCTGGCAACACCACCAAGAACTCACAAGTGCGTAGCTATACTACCCTAAACCGCAATGGTGCACCTGCGGTGGGTAGTGGCAGAGGAGTGGGTACTCCCCTTTATCAGCAACTTGCATCTGCAGCATCTTTGACACAGAATAGAGGCCGTGGTAGGCCGCGATTGGCATTGATTCAACCAGCCCCGGTTTCGAACCAGGTGTTTCAAGTCCTGAGCAGCTCGTCTGAAATGATTCCACTGTTGAATGGCAGCCCACAACTTACAGTGACCTTAGCACGGGCAACTACTCCACAGACAGTGGCAACTGGCAGGGGTGGAATACCACCTCCCCGTTTAACGCCACCAAATCAGAGGCCTAGGACGCCTGTCATACTAGAATCTAGTGGATCTGGAGCAGCATTTGTTATTTGTGAGATTTGTGATGGCTACATCAAAGATCTGGAACAACTGCGCACACACATGCAATGGATCCACAAAGTAAAGATCCACCCGAAGATGCTAGCGAGCCGACCTCCATTGAACTGCCAGAAGTGCCAGTGGCGCTTCTTCACTGACCAGGGTCTGGAACGTCATCTTTTGGGGGCGCACGGGCTTGTCACCTCCAACATGCAAGACTTGGCAAACTCTGGACAAGATGGAGGTCGTTGTACAGTTTGTGGCCGCATTTATGCCTCCAAGTTGGTTGCCCACATGAGCCAAGTACACCGTGTGGTGCTCAAACCAGCACACCTTTCGTACAAATGCACAGTTTGTACTGCCACCTTCAATCTCTACAAATTGTTCGAGACTCATGTCTATACAGTGCACAGTGGAGCAATGAAACGGTCATCGTCATCTGCTGATGATGCCAGGTCTGCCAAGCGCCAACATGTAGAGCCCGGGAAATCTGTGGTAAAATCTGCCAAGGTACCAGAACAGGCTGTAGCAAAGGAAGTTCCATCGACCGTAAAAATAGTGCCCATTTCTacaaaagaagagaagaaagaagTTGAAGACTTGCCATCTGAATACTGCAACACATGTAAAGTAGAGGTGGATGACCTGGAGTCCCACCTCAAGGAGAAGCACATCAGGCCATGCCGTGTTCGTGTGTGTCACATTGAGAAATGCGACCGGTGTCTCTGCTCATTTGACGGTATGATTGTCTTTCACACCTCAGACTCTGGAGAGGAAGAGAGTTCggaagaagaggaagatgaTGAAGAGAGTGAAACTGATAAAGGCAAGGTGGGAAATGGTCCCATGGAGGAAAATTCTCCCATGGATGTAGATGAGAAAGGTGATCGTACAAGGTCCAGCAAAGATGATAAAATCTCAACAGAAGCTGACAGTGATGGTGTACAGATAGTCGATGCAGAGTGA